A genomic segment from Coffea eugenioides isolate CCC68of unplaced genomic scaffold, Ceug_1.0 ScVebR1_468;HRSCAF=1151, whole genome shotgun sequence encodes:
- the LOC113758303 gene encoding uncharacterized protein LOC113758303, producing MCLVFVCDEDERVLARQIAPGACPYCGGMVQALDVEKEWRFCFVPLYFKAKRKYFCTICARRLTIQ from the coding sequence ATGTGCTTGGTATTCGTCTGTGATGAAGATGAAAGAGTTCTGGCAAGGCAAATAGCACCAGGCGCGTGCCCATACTGCGGTGGGATGGTTCAAGCCCTGGATGTGGAGAAAGAATGGCGATTCTGCTTTGTCCCTCTTTACTTCAAGGCCAAACGCAAGTATTTCTGCACCATCTGCGCCAGGCGCCTCACCATCCAATAA